In Syntrophobacterales bacterium, the sequence TATCATTTGTCTTTTCGCCCATTGCGGAAAGGATGAAGACGAAGGCAGCCGCATCTACCAGATAGCCGCACAGCCGCTCTCTCCCAAGGGTGAAGGGGAACCGTTCTCGTCGCCGGTACGGTACAAAAAAACGACGGAGCGGGACTATCGCCTCTCGGGCGTCTCCCGCGATATCCTGCAGGGCGCCCCTACCTTTGCCGATGTCGCCGCTTTTCTCTTCCCCCTGTTTCGGGAAACAAATATCGTTGTCACGCTGAATCCGCGGGAGGAAATAGAGTCGCTGCTGGCGGTTTACGGGAACCCCCGCGTGGTCGATCTGCGGTTCGCCGCCGAATTCTTTCTGCCCCATGCCAACACCGCCTCGCTTAAATCCCTGTGGGAATACCTGCACGGGAAAAAGCGGGAGAAGTTTTCCTTCAGCGCCGAAGAGGCGCTCCTTCTTTCAGTCGAGCTGCTCAAACATCTATCCGGTTTTATTCTCAATCCGGCGGAATTCCCCCCGGCCGCGGCCCTGCGTTTCTACCTCCGAAAAAGTGAAACCCTCTTCGGCGATCTTTTTATCGGCCTGAACAGCAACTTTCAAAATTATTTCGGAGAGCTTTTCAACCCCGGCAGCGGCGACGAAACGGACGACTGGAAAGGTTTTCTGGAAAAGGCCCCGCTCAAAATACCTGTTCCCGTTCCCGAGGAAAGGCGAAAAAAGGTTTCCCTGCCCCATATTGAAGATATCTATCGGGCGCTCTCGGCGAAGACGAAAAACTACGTAATTCGCCCCCCGCAGATCGCCTACGCCAAGCACGTGGCAACCGCCCTCAACGAGCGCGAGGTGCTCACAATCGAGGCGGGAACAGGGACCGGAAAAACCCAGGGCTACCTGATTCCCACCATGGAGTTTCTGGCAAAAAACCCTGGCGCCCGCATAGCTATCTCCACCTACACGAAAAACCTCCAGGAACAGCTCGTCCGGCGAGAGCTCCCGCTTGCCGCCTCCCTCAAGCCGACCTACAAAAAAATACCGGTCGCGATGTTGAAGGGCAAATCGAACTACCTGTGCGCCGAGAAACTCGACCATCTCTATGAAGAGGCGCTTTTTGGAAGCAGATTGCTGTTGTGGCTCTATTTTGTCAATAAAATATATTATTTCCGGCAGGTGGGCGGCGAGACAACCGGAGAAAGAATCCGCTTTCATCTCAACGACGGCTTTTTTTTCCGCCGCCTCCAGCATGAAATATCGGCCCGCAGCGGCTGCTCCCGCCACCATTTACGCTGCCCGGCCCAGGTAATCGTCGCCGAGGCCCTGAACGCCCGTCTTATAATCACCAATCACCACAAGCTGGCCTTGCTGAACAAGGATGGGGCCTTGGCGGGAATTTTCGGGAACTGCATCATCGACGAGGCCAATCATTTCGAACAGGCCGTCCGCGGCGCCTTTGCGCTGGAGGTCTCGTCGCGCGAGATTTCCGACTCCGCAACCTATATCGAAACGGCGCTCCGGCGCATCCCGCCTTCCCAGGAAAGCCCCGGCGTGAAGGCCGCCGGCGAAGCGCTTGACGCAATTAATGTTCTTCGCGAAGAAATGTCGGCATTTTCTTCAGTTATCTCGTCAGTTCGGGGTGCTCTCGCTGGCGGCAAGGCAACTATCATCCCCGCGGAATATCCCTCCTTCCGAAAAGGGCGCTTGAACTGCCAGCTTCTCGATCTACGGAAAGCCCTCAAAAAAATAGCGGTCTGCCTCTCATTTTTAAAGGACGATGAATCATGCCGGCAGCTCGGCATCCGCCCCCGGACCCTCGAACGGTTGAGGACGGCGCTGCAGGACATGGAGGAATATGGCGATACCATAAAGGCCATCGCCGACGCCTGCGAATCTCCTGAATATGTAACCGCGGCGGTGCTTTACGTTCACCACTGGAGCGTTTCCACTCAGGCGGTAGAGGTGGCGGACATTCTCCGCACTCACCTCTACAAAATCTGGGACAGCGTGATCTTCACCTCGGCCACTCTTCGTCAGAATGAGAGCTTCGCCGGCTTCATGAGTATTGCCGGCATGTCGCCAAAGAAAGCCCCATCATCCGGAACAAATCCGGAAGATCCTTCCAGCGCCGACAAGCGTAGAGTTCTTCAGCAGGAGCTGACCAAAAACATGACAGATGCTCGGCAAACAAAGGTTAATGGCGATGATATTGCTCCGGCAGGTGAAAATGGCAAAAATTGCGCTGCCGGACTGGAGCCGGCATCCAGCCCTGTTCCGGATTATGATCAGGAAGCTGCGCTTGCCCGCCTCCGCGAGAATGAAGGCCTGGACGTACATCCTTGCCGAGGGAATAACAAACAGGGGCGGGATTTTCGTTTTGAGGCGATCCCCTCCCCTTTTGCGCCCGACGCCTTTGTAATCAGCGTGCCTCCGGAGGCCCTCAGCGGAGCTTATGAAAGCAAGGAATTCTGGCTGTCCCGGGTCGCGGAGCTGCTTCCCGGGCTTGTCCGCGAAAATCGGGGAAGAACCCTCGTTTTATTTGCAAGCTACGGAGATCTCAAGGAAATAGCGGCACGAATCGGCGACGATATCCGCGCTTCCGGCTACCCCCTTCTCCTTCAGGAAAGCGGCGTTTCCACGCTCGCTTTGGTCGATGAATTTCGGGAGATCCGGGAAAGCGTCCTTTTCGGCGTGGATTCTTTCTGGTTCGGGGTGGATTTTCCCGGCGACACGCTGACCCAGGTCGTTATCACCAGGCTTCCCTTTCCTCACCCGCAGGACCCGCTGCAGATCGCCCGCCGCAACATCCTGACCGAAAGGGAGTACTGGCAGCGCTACCGTTACGAAACGGCGATCAAACTCCGCCAGGGCATCGGCCGCCTGATCCGCTCGGAGGCGGATAGCGGTCAGGTGGTTATCCTTGACGCCCGTTACCGTAAATACCATGAGAACAGGTAAAAAAAGAAGGATCGAGCGTCAATGCAGCGTTAGTGAAGCTTATTCAGGAAGAGTTGGGAAGCAAAAAGAAACGTAATCAGATCAATATCGAGAGTGCGCAACTATGGAACAGAAAATGACCGGGGTGATTCTCGCGGGGGGGAAAAGTAGCCGCATGGGAACGAACAAAGCGTTCTTGAAGATAGCAGAAGAGAGACTGATTGACAGAAACATCCGTCTTTTAAGGAACATTTTTAAGGACGTGCTGATTGTCGTCTCAAATCCGCAGGAATATCTGCTGAAGGAGGCAACAATCGTTACCGATATCGTTCCGGGAAAAGGAGCGCTGGGCGGCATTTACACAGGGCTTTTCTTCGCGCCGGATAAATACGCCTTCGTCATGGCCTGCGACATGCCCTTTTTAAATATTAGTTTTGTTGAATACATGGCAGAAAAGGCGAAAGGCTGCGATATTGTTGTTCCTTCTCCTCCGGATGGCCTGCAGCCGCTTTGCGCAGTTTATTCGCGTGCCTGCCTGCCGGCAATTAAGAATCTCCTTGATAAAAACAGGCTGCAGATAAAAAACTTCTACCCTGGCCACAAGGTTCTGGAAATCCCCGCCGCCACGCTGAGCTCTTTCGACCCGCAGGGAAATATGTTCACAAACCTCAACACACCTGAAGACTTCGCTGCCTTTGCGCAATCAGGACTTTCCGAAGCAGGCTGAATTACCGACGGGGCCGATTTCAACTATCGATGATCACTTCATCCTGCTTCTCTTTATAATCCTTCATTACGTTTTCCCAGCCCTTGAGGCAGCCGTAGATGACAAAACCGATCGTAGCAACCACAATACCGAGACCGAAAAACAGCAGGGTATTGGCGGGAATGGTAAACATCTGCGTCATCGCATCTTCTCCTTCTAATTGATTACGGAACCGATCAGCGATAAGGCCCACCGGTCTTTATATTCGCACCATCTTCAGCAGGGGGTTCCTTTTGCGTATCCCTGCTATAATTTCATCCAACTCTTTGTTTCTTCCGTGGCAAAATAAATAACCGCTCTCCTTCGGCAACTTGAGTTTGAGAAAACCGAATCCTCCGGAAAACCGGGACCCCTCTACTTCGCGGATATTTTTCGCCGGCAGCTCCAGCCGCCGCCTCAAGCTTTTCAAAACCACCTGCCCCTCGAAATCGAGGGATATATGGTAAAACAGACCCAGGGACCAGAACCAGGTGAACAGATAGAAAAAGGCGATCATGAACGCGTAGAGCTTGTCTCCCATGAATTCACCGTGCTGAAACTTCTGGTAAATCAGCGGCACGGTGGCAACGGTCCAGACCAGCAACACCCCGTAGAAAACAGCCATAAAAAGCACAGGGGCTTGAAAAACAGTCTTTTGTTCCATCCTTCTATCCAATGACAGCCGCATCCTTATTTTTAATCGGTGCGGCGGCGGGAGAAAAACCCGTCGCCGCACCCCTCGCTATCTGCAAAACGACTTGCGCCAACTGCGCGTCGCTCAGTTCCCCATGAGCACCTTGGGCACCCAGAGGATGATATCCGGGAAGATCATAAGCAGAACCAGACCGACGAACTGAAGCCCCAAAAACGGAAAAGCCGATTTCCAGACGTCCACCGTGGAAACGCCCGGCGGCGCCACGCTCTTCAGGTAGAAGAGCGACATGCCGAAAGGCGGTGTCAGGAAGGACATCTGCATATTTACGGCGAAGAGAACCCCGAACCAGATCGGATCGAACCCGAGTTGCCGGATGATCGGCCCAAAGAGCGGGATCGTCAACATGATGATCCCGACCCAGTCGATGAACATCCCCAGGAAGATCAGGATCAACATCATGATCCAGAGGATTGTCCATTTCCCGAGGCCCGAGCCGAGAAGCATGGAGTTCACAAAATCACCACCGCCCACCATGATGTAGAGCGCGATGAAGACGTTCGCCCCGAACATGGTCCACATGACCATACCCGTGGCCTTGATCGTGTTAACCGCCGCCTGAACGAGTTCATTCCAGGGCATGCGCCCCTTGATCTTGGCGATGATAAAGGCCCCCAGACAGCCGACGCCCGCCGCCTCCGTCGGGGCAGCAATCCCGACAACGATCGTCCCGAGGACGAGGAAGATCAGGATCGCGGCGGGAATGATCGGGAGCGCCACCTTAAACAGGCCGACCCAATCGAGCCGCTCTTCCTTGGGGACGGGGGGACCGAGCTTGGGGTTGATGTAGCAGCGGATCGTGATGTAGATCATGTAAATCCCCGCCAGCATGAAACCCGGCAGGATGGCGCCTGAGTAGAGCTGGCCGATGGAGGAATTATCCACCATGCCATAGACGATCAGCATGACGCTCGGGGGGATCAGGATACCCAGCGTGCCGCCGGCCAGAATGCCTCCCAGCGCCAGCCCCTTGTCGTACTTGCGGTTGAGCATCTGCGGCAGGGCGATCATGCCCATCGTCACCTCTGTGGCCCCGACGACACCGGCCATCGCCGCCATCATCGTGCAGGCGGCAACCGTCGCCGTGGCGACGCCGCCCTTGAGCCAGCCCAGCCAGTGGTAAACCATCATGTAGATGTCCTCGATGACCCCGCTGCGTTCGAGGATGTTCGCCATCAGGATAAAGAGCGGAATGGCATCCAGCAGGTAATTGGTCATCAGGCCGAAGATCCGCGTCGGCACGACATTGACCGCGGACGGACCCTGGAAGATCGCCGTAAAGAGGATGCCGACGAATCCGGTGGCAAAGGCCACCGGCAGACCCAAAAACATTACAAAAATCATGCTCCCGAAAAGGAGGATGGTTATCCACTCAATGCTCATTTAAATTCCCTCCCTGTAAAGGCCAGATGGGCGTCCCGGATGGTCCAGACAATGCCCTGCAAAAGCAGCAGCACCCCGCCGAAAGGCATCATGAATTTGACGGGATAGAGGGGCGGCGCCCAGTCGGTGAAGGAATTCTCGCCGATTAGGTCCATGCCGAACAACGTGTTTCCCGCGCTCATCATCTGGGAACTCCAGTAAAAGTTCCAGGAGGTCCAGATATAGACCAGAACAAAGCAATAGAAAAAAACGCTGGTGATCAGATCCAGGATCGCCTTGGTCCGGGGAGTTCGGGTCGCGTAGAACACATCGACCCGCACATGGGCCCGCCAGAAGTGGGCGACGCCCACCACCATGACATAGTACATCGCGAACAGGCTGAACATGGTTTCATGCCCCCAGTTCGTCGGCATGCCGAAGACGTAGCGCATAATCACCTCGAAGGAGATCACGACCACGCAGATCAGCGATACATAGGCCATCATCCTGCCAACGAAAAAGTTGGTCTTCTCGACGGCCATCATAAAGGTCCTCAATTTGTCCATAACATCAACCTTCCTCTGTTCTTTTTCCTGTTCCCTTGCAGGTTTTTGGGCAAAAGCACGGGTTCTTTGCCCACACAAACCGCGCCGTCGCAGCGCCCTTTCCGCGGGGTAAGCCATCCTTTGTCCAGCCCCTGAAAACCTTTCATAAAAAATGAGGGAGAGGGAAATTTTCCCCCTCCCCCTCTTGGGACGGGAATCAGATAACCAGTTTTTTGCCCTTGCTATCCACCATATCCTTGTCGGTGTAGTAGGCCACCTTTTCCGACTTCATATATTCCCACTGGGACTTGAATGCCTTCATCGCCAGCGGATCCTTCTTTGCCCATTTCACCCAAAGCTCGGGGGCGAATTTCCGGAATTTTTCGATATCGGACTCCTTCAGGTGAATAACCTCGACACCCTTGGCCTTGTACTTGGGAATCGCTTCGAGGTTGGCCTTCTGGATCGCCGTGTAGTGATCCCAGGAATGCCACTTTACCGCCATCTCCAGAAGCCCCTGCAGGTGCTTGGGGATCTTCTTCCAGGAATTCATGTTGATATTGATGCTCATTAAGTCAACAGGCTGGTGCAGACAGGGCGTGGAAGCGGGACCCATGATGATGTACTTGGCAATTTCGGCAAACCCGAGGTTGTAGTTGATCGCCCATCCGACATAATCGGAAGCGTCGATCACGCCCTTTTCCAGTGCCGGATAGACCTCGCCGCCGGGGAGCAGCACCGTGGAGACGCCAGCCGCCCGGTAAATGTCGGCAATGATTCCACCCGGATAACGGATTTTCTTCCCTTTGAAATCCTCGAAAGAACGGATCGGCACCTTGGAGTGGATCAGGTTGTCGTCGTGTTGAATCGGCCCGATGTAATGCATGTTGTGCTTGCCATAAGCCTCGCGGGCAATTTCCTTGCCTCCCAGCACATCGTACCAGACGTCCCACTGATCGGGGCGATCCAGGGCGAAGGGGTACGAGGAAAGGAAGGTGGCCACCGGGATCTTGCCGGGCCAGTAAACGTCGAAGCAGTGCATCGCGTCGAACACCCCGGATTTAACCGCATCGAACATCTCGAAGGTGCCAACGAGGGCGCCGGCGGGCAGACATTCGACCAGCAACTTGCCTTCGGTCACTTCGGCAACCTTCTTCCCGAAGTCCTGAAATTTTACATACCCGACTGTACCCGCATCCCAGCCGGTCTGCATCTTCAGTTTGATCGGCGCCGCCGCGGAAAGACGCATGACCCCCGGGAACCCCATAACGCCTGCCGCGCCTCCGGCCACAACTGCCGCCGTCTTCAAAAAGTTACGCCGAGATTCCTTACCCGCGCCCTTTGCCTGTTCCGCATTCTTCTCTTCTTTGACTTTGCTCATAACTCTCCTCCTTGTTTTGTTATGTTGCAATTCCATTCCGGCATGAAAACCGGAACTCCCCATACTGCACTTCAGCTTAGAGTTTAAAGTTGGCTTAACCGTTCGTTCCACGTTCTTCTTACTATCAGTCATAGGCTGCGTCAAGCCTTAGATTGACCGGACGTCAAAACCAAATGACATCGGAGGCAATTGCAAAACTCTCACATTCTGTCATTCCCGCAATGATTTTAAGCGGGAATCTGGTTCTAACTGCTTGAAAAACCGTATTCCCGATAGAAGCATTCGGGAATGACAAATAGTTTTGCAATTGCCTCATCGTTTAAAAATTATTGCAGGGCCTTCTGCAATAGCTGCACCGTATGGACCACCTTGATCGCCGGATCGAGGTGGTTGGAAATGGTCAGACTGCATCCGGGGCAACCGGTCGCACAAAACTGCGCCTTCGTCGCCTCGATATTGTCGGTCTTGCGCTTGGTGATCTTTGCCGAGATCTCCGGATAGTCGATCTGAAAAGAACCGCCGCCGCCGCAACAGTCGATCGCCCCGTTCATTTCCACAAATTCCACGCCCGGAATCGACTTCAGCAGATTCCTCGGCTGTGCGCTCACCTTCTGGCCTTTCGCCAGATGGCAGGGATCGTGATAGGTAACCCTGATCTTTTCGCCGGCCGGCTTCATCGCCGGGAGCCACTCCTTATGAGAATCGATGAAAAGACTGACATCCTGAACCTTGGCCGAAAGCAGCGCTGCGGCCTTCAGCTCCTGGTCAGTCACGTCTTCACCCAGCTCCTGCAGCTCCTTTAAAATAGGATGGTACTCATTTTTTAACGAGGCGCTGCAGGTGGCGCAGTCAATGATCACCGCATCCACATCGTCCCGCGCAAAGAGACGCAGATTTTCCCGGATTACCTCGATTGAGGCCTTCCGCTCTCCCGAAAAGAATACCGGCAACCCGCAGCATCCCTGATCCTTCGGGATGATTACCTCTACTCCCATCTTACCCAAAACATCGACCACCGCCAAGCCGACGTCGCCGTAGAGGTACTTGGTGGCGCAGCCGTGGAAGTACAACACCCTGGCATTCGTCTTCCCTTTTTGGGGTTGAACCACCTCCGGCACCATCTCGTTGAAGGGCTTTTCATTCAGCGGCGGAATCCGTTCGACACAAAGAGCACCGGCATTGAGCCTGGACTCAATCCAGGCCCCGCCGAAATTGCGCCGCGCCCACTCGCCAAGCGTAGCCGAGGCCGACATCATCCAGCGACTGGATAGCACGCTGAACATCGCCCGCTTGCGCCAGTCGGCGCCGTATTTTTGCATTGCGCGCCAGCGAACGCCGGAAAACAGGCTCACCTGATCGACGCCGCTCGGGCAATTGGCAACGCAGGAACCACAGAGAAGGCAGGTTGACAAAAACGCCTTTTTGACCTCCTCTGTCAGGCTCAGGTCGTTTTCCAGCATTTTTTTTGTAATCTGCACCTTGCCGCGGGGACTGGCATGTTCCATACGGATTTCCCGATAAACCGGACAGTGGGCCGAGCATAACCCACACTTTATGCAATGATAAACGTTTTCCGCCGTATCATTGCCGAGCAATGCCTGCTGTTCCATAATAAGCGTTTCCCTCACTTTCCTGCCTTCTATATTCCGCCGACATAACGGCCCGGATTGATAACGCCGGTCGGATCGAATTTTTCTTTGAGCCCCCTTGCCAGTCCGACATCATCGCCAATCTTTCCCCAGACCGACACATTTTCCTTGATAAAGCGCGGAGCTTTTTCCACAACGAGATTCCCGTCGTTTCTCACTGCCTCCTCGGTCATCTCCCCGATTAGCTTAACGATCGCCTCCTTTTTCGCCCCCGCCTCCCGGCCGGTCAGAATCGCCGTGGTAAGGATTCCGCTTCCGGCATGGCACGAAAGCGCGCATTCGAACCCCGCTTTTTGCGCAACCTTTTCCGCGTCTGCCATCATTTCCGTCCCTCGGGAAATGACAAAATTCGCCTTGAGCACAACCAGATCGGGATGGTTCTTCGTCAATTCATCCGTAAAATCACCATACGCAATCCAGAAATCCCGATGCCCGTCAACTTTGAGCAAGCTCGTTCCCTGCGCCCCTGCCTTGAGGCCCATTTCCGTCATATCGGCGATTTGCCGCTCCACCGCCTCGACGATCCCTTCGAGCCCGACAGCGATGATGTAATTGCCGGAAAGCGGAACCATTCCCCGGCACGCGGCGACTGTTGCGGGGTTCATGAGTTCCAGCGCCGCCGGGTAGTAGAACGACGGGAGCACCTTGTGGAAAAACGCGTCGGCATCCTTCAGGCTGGCAAAAGCAAGAAAAAGGGTTGCCGCCGACTCCGGCTTCAAATAAATCCGAAAGGTCGTCCGACAGATCAACCCCAGCGATCCCAGGGAACCGATCATCAGCTTGGTCAGATCGTAACTGGCGACGTTTTTCATCACCTTGCCGCCGGCATGGACGATATCCCCGTTGGCAAGCACCGCGGTATTGCCCAGGATTATGTCGCGCAGCCCCCCGTAGAGAAGCCGCCTGGGCCCGTTGGAGTTAGTTGCGACAACCCCGCCGATCGTCGCCTTCTGTGAATGGGGCGGATCGAGCGGCAGGAAATAGCCCTCGCCTTCCGCGCTCAATTTTGCCTGTACCTCGGCTACCGTTGCCCCGCATTCCACTTCAATGGTGAGATTGGCAATATCGTAATCGGCATAGCCGTTCATCCTCTTCGTAGAGAGGAGCAAGTCAGCCCTTTTAGGGATGCCGCCCAGCGACATCTTTGTGCCGCCTCCCGTGGGAAGCACTGTCAGACCAAGCCCGTGGGCGGCAGCCATGACCCTTGACGTTTCAGCAATTGTTCCAGGAGAAACGATCAACCCGGGCATAACGCCATCCACCGCCAGGGCCTTCAGTTTGTCCTGATCGGCGACAGCATTGGCTTCTCCGACAATCTCACGGAAAACATCAACATGATTATCAGTTCTCGGCATAAGCAATCTCCTTTGCTCCGCAGGCTTCACTTGCCATCAGATTCAGCTTGCCGGGGTTCAGGACGCCTTCAGGATCAAAGGTCATCTTGACATTCGCAAGCGCGGCGATATCCTCTGAACAAAACTGCAACTGCAGAGCGGCCAGTTTTTCCACCCCGACGCCATGCTCGCCGGTAATCGTTCCCCCCATTTCGACGCATAACTGCATGATCTCAAAGGCAGCCTTGTGCACCCTGGCCAGTTCATCCTTGTCCCTTTC encodes:
- a CDS encoding molybdenum cofactor guanylyltransferase, with protein sequence MEQKMTGVILAGGKSSRMGTNKAFLKIAEERLIDRNIRLLRNIFKDVLIVVSNPQEYLLKEATIVTDIVPGKGALGGIYTGLFFAPDKYAFVMACDMPFLNISFVEYMAEKAKGCDIVVPSPPDGLQPLCAVYSRACLPAIKNLLDKNRLQIKNFYPGHKVLEIPAATLSSFDPQGNMFTNLNTPEDFAAFAQSGLSEAG
- a CDS encoding TRAP transporter large permease subunit, with the translated sequence MSIEWITILLFGSMIFVMFLGLPVAFATGFVGILFTAIFQGPSAVNVVPTRIFGLMTNYLLDAIPLFILMANILERSGVIEDIYMMVYHWLGWLKGGVATATVAACTMMAAMAGVVGATEVTMGMIALPQMLNRKYDKGLALGGILAGGTLGILIPPSVMLIVYGMVDNSSIGQLYSGAILPGFMLAGIYMIYITIRCYINPKLGPPVPKEERLDWVGLFKVALPIIPAAILIFLVLGTIVVGIAAPTEAAGVGCLGAFIIAKIKGRMPWNELVQAAVNTIKATGMVMWTMFGANVFIALYIMVGGGDFVNSMLLGSGLGKWTILWIMMLILIFLGMFIDWVGIIMLTIPLFGPIIRQLGFDPIWFGVLFAVNMQMSFLTPPFGMSLFYLKSVAPPGVSTVDVWKSAFPFLGLQFVGLVLLMIFPDIILWVPKVLMGN
- a CDS encoding TRAP transporter small permease subunit, with the protein product MDKLRTFMMAVEKTNFFVGRMMAYVSLICVVVISFEVIMRYVFGMPTNWGHETMFSLFAMYYVMVVGVAHFWRAHVRVDVFYATRTPRTKAILDLITSVFFYCFVLVYIWTSWNFYWSSQMMSAGNTLFGMDLIGENSFTDWAPPLYPVKFMMPFGGVLLLLQGIVWTIRDAHLAFTGREFK
- the dctP gene encoding TRAP transporter substrate-binding protein DctP gives rise to the protein MSKVKEEKNAEQAKGAGKESRRNFLKTAAVVAGGAAGVMGFPGVMRLSAAAPIKLKMQTGWDAGTVGYVKFQDFGKKVAEVTEGKLLVECLPAGALVGTFEMFDAVKSGVFDAMHCFDVYWPGKIPVATFLSSYPFALDRPDQWDVWYDVLGGKEIAREAYGKHNMHYIGPIQHDDNLIHSKVPIRSFEDFKGKKIRYPGGIIADIYRAAGVSTVLLPGGEVYPALEKGVIDASDYVGWAINYNLGFAEIAKYIIMGPASTPCLHQPVDLMSININMNSWKKIPKHLQGLLEMAVKWHSWDHYTAIQKANLEAIPKYKAKGVEVIHLKESDIEKFRKFAPELWVKWAKKDPLAMKAFKSQWEYMKSEKVAYYTDKDMVDSKGKKLVI
- a CDS encoding (Fe-S)-binding protein, which gives rise to MEQQALLGNDTAENVYHCIKCGLCSAHCPVYREIRMEHASPRGKVQITKKMLENDLSLTEEVKKAFLSTCLLCGSCVANCPSGVDQVSLFSGVRWRAMQKYGADWRKRAMFSVLSSRWMMSASATLGEWARRNFGGAWIESRLNAGALCVERIPPLNEKPFNEMVPEVVQPQKGKTNARVLYFHGCATKYLYGDVGLAVVDVLGKMGVEVIIPKDQGCCGLPVFFSGERKASIEVIRENLRLFARDDVDAVIIDCATCSASLKNEYHPILKELQELGEDVTDQELKAAALLSAKVQDVSLFIDSHKEWLPAMKPAGEKIRVTYHDPCHLAKGQKVSAQPRNLLKSIPGVEFVEMNGAIDCCGGGGSFQIDYPEISAKITKRKTDNIEATKAQFCATGCPGCSLTISNHLDPAIKVVHTVQLLQKALQ
- a CDS encoding FAD-binding oxidoreductase, translated to MPRTDNHVDVFREIVGEANAVADQDKLKALAVDGVMPGLIVSPGTIAETSRVMAAAHGLGLTVLPTGGGTKMSLGGIPKRADLLLSTKRMNGYADYDIANLTIEVECGATVAEVQAKLSAEGEGYFLPLDPPHSQKATIGGVVATNSNGPRRLLYGGLRDIILGNTAVLANGDIVHAGGKVMKNVASYDLTKLMIGSLGSLGLICRTTFRIYLKPESAATLFLAFASLKDADAFFHKVLPSFYYPAALELMNPATVAACRGMVPLSGNYIIAVGLEGIVEAVERQIADMTEMGLKAGAQGTSLLKVDGHRDFWIAYGDFTDELTKNHPDLVVLKANFVISRGTEMMADAEKVAQKAGFECALSCHAGSGILTTAILTGREAGAKKEAIVKLIGEMTEEAVRNDGNLVVEKAPRFIKENVSVWGKIGDDVGLARGLKEKFDPTGVINPGRYVGGI